In a genomic window of Comamonadaceae bacterium OTU4NAUVB1:
- a CDS encoding ATP-dependent helicase, with translation MPTAATVPAPAPSTSAERLAQALSTLNEAQRAAVEHGWAPGGAGAADARPLLVIAGAGSGKTSTLAHRVAGLIARGTDPRRILLLTFSRRAAQEMARRAGQVAARVLGLRDEATPVLPWAGTFHGIGARLLREHAVQIGLDEDFTIHDRGDAEDLMGLVRHDLGLSATTRRFPRKGTCLSIYSRAVNTCMPLGHVLAEAFPWCGEWQDEFRRLFAAYVEAKQHQHALDYDDLLLYWAGMVAEPALAAQVAARFDHVLVDEYQDTNRLQASILLGLKPDGQGLTVVGDDAQSIYSFRGATVRNILDFPAQFSRPSPEGPQPVETRIVTLERNYRSTQPILDVSNAVIAAAAERHAKTLWTDKASAGRPQLVLVPDEAQQAQWVADRVLAHREGGLALKSQAVLFRTSSHSAALELELARRNIPFVKYGGLKFLEAAHVKDVLAVLRFAQNPRGRMAGFRVTQLIPGIGPATSARLLDAMDAATDPGAAVQAFVPPSTAKVEWARFAQAYAALRRPDLAWPGDMDIAVRWYLPHLERLHDDAAVRRGDVEQLARLAVGHGSRERFLTELTLDPPEATSDRPGPPLLDEDYLILSTIHSAKGQEWTSVHVLNAVDGCLPADMAQGAHELEEERRLLYVAMTRARDHLHVLVPQRFYVTQQAVRGERHLYAARTRFITEADADRFERVTWPAAPPRGPAVPPPAAIIDLLGRMRAAWR, from the coding sequence ATGCCCACCGCCGCGACCGTCCCAGCCCCCGCGCCTTCCACGTCGGCCGAGCGCCTCGCCCAGGCGTTGTCGACCCTCAACGAAGCCCAGCGCGCGGCGGTCGAACACGGCTGGGCACCGGGTGGGGCGGGCGCCGCGGATGCGCGTCCGCTGCTCGTGATCGCCGGCGCCGGATCGGGCAAGACCAGCACCCTGGCGCATCGCGTCGCCGGCCTGATCGCCCGCGGCACCGATCCACGGCGCATCCTGCTGCTGACCTTCTCGCGCCGCGCGGCCCAGGAGATGGCGCGCCGCGCCGGCCAGGTTGCCGCGCGCGTGCTGGGACTGCGCGACGAGGCCACGCCCGTGCTGCCGTGGGCCGGCACCTTCCACGGCATCGGCGCGCGGCTGCTGCGCGAACACGCCGTTCAGATCGGCCTGGACGAGGACTTCACCATCCACGACCGCGGCGATGCCGAGGACCTCATGGGACTGGTGCGCCACGACCTGGGCCTGTCGGCCACCACCCGGCGTTTTCCGCGGAAGGGAACCTGCCTCTCGATCTACTCGCGCGCGGTCAACACGTGCATGCCGCTCGGCCACGTGCTGGCGGAGGCATTCCCGTGGTGCGGCGAATGGCAGGACGAGTTCCGGCGGCTGTTCGCGGCCTATGTGGAGGCGAAGCAGCATCAGCATGCGCTCGACTACGACGACCTGCTGCTCTACTGGGCCGGCATGGTGGCCGAGCCCGCGCTCGCGGCGCAGGTCGCAGCGCGCTTCGACCACGTGCTGGTCGACGAGTACCAGGACACCAACCGGCTGCAGGCCTCGATCCTGCTCGGCCTCAAGCCCGACGGGCAGGGCCTCACGGTGGTCGGCGACGACGCGCAGTCGATCTATTCGTTCCGTGGCGCGACGGTGCGCAACATCCTCGATTTCCCCGCTCAGTTCTCGCGTCCTTCGCCCGAGGGGCCGCAGCCGGTGGAGACGCGCATCGTCACGCTGGAGCGCAACTACCGCTCGACGCAGCCGATCCTCGACGTCTCCAACGCCGTCATCGCCGCCGCGGCCGAACGGCATGCCAAGACCCTGTGGACCGACAAGGCCTCGGCCGGCCGGCCCCAGCTCGTGCTGGTCCCGGACGAAGCGCAGCAGGCGCAGTGGGTGGCCGACCGCGTGCTGGCGCATCGCGAGGGCGGGCTGGCACTGAAGTCCCAGGCGGTCCTGTTCCGCACCTCCTCCCACAGCGCGGCACTCGAGCTGGAACTGGCGCGACGCAACATCCCGTTCGTCAAGTACGGCGGACTCAAGTTCCTCGAGGCGGCGCACGTCAAGGATGTGCTGGCCGTGCTGCGTTTCGCCCAGAACCCGCGCGGCCGCATGGCGGGATTCCGTGTCACGCAGCTCATCCCCGGCATCGGCCCGGCCACCTCGGCGCGGCTGCTCGACGCGATGGACGCCGCGACCGACCCCGGCGCCGCCGTGCAGGCGTTCGTGCCGCCTTCCACGGCGAAAGTGGAATGGGCGCGGTTCGCGCAGGCGTATGCCGCGCTGCGTCGACCGGATCTGGCATGGCCGGGCGACATGGACATCGCCGTGCGCTGGTACCTGCCGCACCTGGAGCGCCTGCACGACGATGCCGCCGTCCGGCGCGGCGATGTCGAGCAACTCGCCCGGCTGGCCGTGGGCCACGGTTCGCGCGAGCGTTTCCTGACCGAACTCACCCTCGACCCGCCAGAGGCCACCAGCGACCGGCCCGGCCCGCCGCTGCTCGACGAGGACTACCTGATCCTGTCGACCATCCATTCGGCCAAAGGCCAGGAATGGACGTCGGTGCACGTGCTCAACGCCGTCGACGGCTGTCTACCGGCCGACATGGCGCAGGGCGCGCACGAACTCGAAGAGGAGCGGCGACTGCTCTACGTGGCCATGACCCGGGCCAGGGACCACCTCCATGTCCTGGTGCCGCAACGCTTCTACGTCACGCAGCAGGCGGTGCGCGGCGAGCGCCACCTGTATGCCGCCCGCACCCGCTTCATCACCGAGGCCGATGCCGACCGGTTCGAGCGCGTGACCTGGCCAGCGGCCCCGCCGCGAGGTCCCGCCGTGCCACCACCGGCCGCCATCATCGACCTGCTGGGCCGCATGCGAGCCGCCTGGCGCTGA
- the corA gene encoding magnesium/cobalt transporter CorA — translation MLNIFTLANGRLVQEEIEALEELSQFQPIWVDLESPTLEEKRWIKQYYGLSIPEDAMDEDIEESARFYEEDNGELHIRSDFLIDDDENPRSVRVAFILNQHNAELRSRGVLFSIHDEDVPVFRLLRMRARRAPGLIEDAKEVLLKLLDADAEYSADTLENIYDELEVVGKKVLAGNVSDELAGEVLGAIARQEDLNGRIRRNVMDTRRAVSFMMRSRMLNADQFEEARQILRDIESLDNHTAFLFDKINFLMDATVGFININQNKTIKIFSVASVALLPPTLIASVYGMNFKFMPELDWTFGYGYAIALMVASALGPMWYFRRRGWLK, via the coding sequence ATGCTCAACATCTTCACGCTCGCCAACGGGCGCCTGGTCCAGGAAGAGATCGAGGCCCTCGAGGAGCTGTCCCAGTTCCAGCCCATCTGGGTCGACCTCGAATCGCCGACGCTCGAGGAGAAGCGCTGGATCAAGCAGTACTACGGCCTGTCCATCCCCGAGGATGCGATGGACGAGGACATCGAGGAGTCCGCCCGCTTCTACGAGGAAGACAACGGCGAGCTGCACATCCGCAGCGACTTCCTGATCGACGACGACGAGAACCCGCGCTCCGTGCGCGTGGCCTTCATCCTCAACCAGCACAACGCCGAGCTGCGCAGCCGTGGCGTGCTGTTCTCCATCCACGACGAGGACGTGCCGGTGTTCCGACTGCTGCGCATGCGCGCGCGGCGCGCGCCGGGACTCATCGAGGACGCCAAGGAGGTGCTGCTCAAGCTGCTCGACGCCGACGCGGAATACTCGGCCGACACGCTGGAGAACATCTACGACGAACTGGAGGTCGTCGGCAAGAAGGTGCTGGCCGGCAACGTCAGCGACGAACTCGCCGGCGAGGTCCTCGGCGCCATCGCGCGTCAGGAAGACCTGAACGGACGCATCCGCCGCAACGTGATGGACACGCGCCGCGCGGTGAGCTTCATGATGCGCAGCCGCATGCTCAATGCCGACCAGTTCGAGGAGGCGCGCCAGATCCTGCGCGACATCGAGTCGCTGGACAACCACACCGCCTTCCTGTTCGACAAGATCAACTTCCTGATGGACGCGACGGTCGGCTTCATCAACATCAACCAGAACAAGACCATCAAGATCTTCTCGGTGGCCAGCGTGGCGCTGCTGCCGCCCACGCTGATCGCGAGCGTCTACGGCATGAACTTCAAGTTCATGCCCGAACTCGACTGGACCTTCGGCTACGGCTACGCGATCGCGCTGATGGTGGCGAGCGCGCTCGGACCGATGTGGTACTTCCGCCGGCGTGGCTGGTTGAAGTAG